Proteins co-encoded in one Sulfuricystis thermophila genomic window:
- the rpoZ gene encoding DNA-directed RNA polymerase subunit omega → MARITAEDCLKQIPNRFEMALAATWRARQIATGSTPLVDPDKDKPTVIALRELAEGKYGAEVLHRSLV, encoded by the coding sequence ATGGCCCGTATCACCGCCGAAGATTGCCTGAAACAGATTCCCAACCGTTTCGAAATGGCGTTGGCCGCCACCTGGCGTGCCCGTCAGATCGCCACCGGCAGCACGCCACTCGTCGACCCGGACAAGGACAAGCCGACGGTGATCGCGCTACGCGAACTCGCCGAAGGCAAATATGGGGCCGAAGTCCTGCACCGCAGCCTGGTCTGA
- a CDS encoding RelA/SpoT family protein produces MHPPVDLAEDFEHFIAQLHVYLKPEDVDHVAAAYHFSANAHRGQFRSSGDPYISHPLAVAETLAHWHLDPQALSAALLHDVMEDTAITKAQIAQDFGKVTAELVDGVSKLDRIEHQSFEEAQAENFRKMLLAMAQDVRVILIKLADRLHNMRTLDAMRPEKRRRIAKETLEIYAPIANRLGLNTLFRELQELSFRHLHPLRYRVLAKAVRAARGNRREVIEKIMAAIKARLAEAHIDAEVMGREKHLYGIYRKMREKHLTFSQVHDIYGFRIVVADVPTCYLVLGALHGLYKPVPGKFKDYIAIPKANGYQSLHTTLIGPFGTPIEIQIRTRDMHRVAESGVASHWLYKDVESFSELERTTHQWLQSLLELQTASVDSAEFLEHVKVDLFPDEVYVFTPAGKILSLPRGATAVDFAYAVHTDIGHRCVACKINHEHLPLRTELRNGDRVEIITAPNAAPNPNWLAFVKTGKARAQIRHFLKTRQHEESAALGEHLLAQALANFGHRIEELGAAAWQRFLRTFSGKSQKEVLADIGLGKRLPAIVARRLIDGHAGGVATQGRSPIRISGPQGMAMQLARCCRPIPGDPIVGVIRAGQGLIVHTHDCPTLRNPKAARTARAAGGVREWVDVEWDPDVKGPFEVLIKVVAQNTPGVLARIAATIAEHDTNINNVRMDADGGSTTALYFMLQVNNRTHLAGILRSLRRLPIVTRISRIKEDH; encoded by the coding sequence ATGCATCCGCCGGTCGATCTGGCGGAGGATTTCGAGCACTTCATCGCCCAGCTGCATGTCTACCTGAAACCGGAGGACGTGGACCACGTCGCGGCGGCCTACCACTTCTCGGCGAATGCGCATCGTGGCCAGTTCCGCTCCAGCGGCGACCCGTACATCTCCCATCCGCTCGCCGTCGCCGAGACACTGGCGCACTGGCATCTCGACCCGCAGGCGCTCTCCGCCGCGCTGTTGCATGACGTGATGGAAGACACGGCGATCACCAAGGCGCAGATCGCCCAGGATTTCGGCAAGGTCACCGCGGAACTCGTCGACGGCGTCTCCAAGCTCGATCGCATCGAGCACCAGTCCTTCGAAGAGGCGCAGGCAGAAAACTTCCGCAAGATGCTGCTGGCGATGGCCCAGGATGTGCGGGTGATCCTGATCAAGCTGGCCGACCGTCTGCACAACATGCGCACGCTCGATGCGATGCGCCCCGAGAAGCGCCGCCGCATCGCGAAAGAGACGCTCGAAATCTACGCACCGATCGCCAACCGTCTCGGTCTCAACACGCTGTTCCGCGAGCTGCAGGAGCTCTCGTTCCGTCATCTGCATCCCCTGCGCTACCGCGTCCTCGCCAAGGCGGTGCGTGCTGCGCGCGGCAACCGCCGCGAGGTGATCGAGAAGATCATGGCGGCGATCAAAGCGCGGCTGGCCGAGGCGCACATCGATGCCGAGGTGATGGGCCGCGAGAAGCATCTCTATGGCATCTATCGCAAGATGCGCGAGAAGCATCTGACCTTCTCGCAGGTACATGACATCTATGGTTTCCGCATCGTCGTCGCCGACGTGCCGACCTGCTATCTCGTCCTCGGCGCGCTGCATGGCCTCTACAAGCCGGTACCGGGCAAGTTCAAGGATTACATCGCGATCCCGAAGGCGAATGGTTACCAGTCGCTGCACACCACCTTGATCGGCCCCTTCGGCACGCCGATCGAAATCCAGATCCGCACACGCGACATGCACCGCGTCGCCGAGTCCGGCGTCGCTTCGCACTGGCTCTACAAAGACGTCGAATCGTTTTCCGAGCTCGAGCGCACCACCCATCAATGGCTGCAATCGCTACTCGAGCTGCAGACCGCCTCGGTTGATTCCGCCGAGTTCCTCGAACACGTCAAGGTCGATCTGTTCCCCGACGAAGTGTATGTGTTCACGCCGGCCGGCAAGATCCTTTCGCTGCCGCGTGGCGCTACCGCGGTCGATTTCGCCTATGCGGTGCATACCGACATCGGCCACCGCTGTGTCGCCTGCAAGATCAATCACGAGCATCTCCCGCTGCGCACCGAGCTCAGGAACGGCGATCGCGTCGAGATCATCACCGCGCCGAACGCGGCGCCGAATCCGAATTGGCTGGCGTTCGTCAAGACCGGCAAGGCACGCGCGCAGATCCGCCACTTCCTCAAGACCCGGCAGCACGAAGAATCCGCCGCGCTCGGCGAACACCTGCTCGCCCAGGCGCTGGCCAATTTCGGCCACCGCATCGAAGAGCTCGGCGCCGCCGCCTGGCAACGTTTCCTGCGCACCTTCTCCGGCAAGTCGCAAAAGGAAGTGCTCGCCGACATCGGTCTGGGCAAGCGTTTGCCGGCGATCGTCGCGCGGCGTCTGATCGATGGCCACGCCGGTGGCGTTGCTACGCAAGGCAGGAGTCCGATCCGCATTTCCGGCCCCCAAGGCATGGCGATGCAGCTGGCGCGCTGCTGCCGGCCGATTCCCGGCGATCCGATCGTTGGCGTGATCCGCGCCGGCCAAGGGCTCATCGTCCATACCCACGATTGTCCGACGCTACGCAACCCCAAGGCGGCGCGCACTGCACGTGCTGCCGGCGGGGTGCGTGAATGGGTCGATGTCGAATGGGATCCGGATGTGAAAGGACCGTTCGAGGTGCTGATCAAGGTCGTTGCGCAGAATACGCCCGGCGTCCTGGCGAGAATCGCCGCGACGATCGCCGAGCATGACACCAACATCAACAACGTGCGCATGGATGCCGATGGTGGCAGCACGACGGCGCTGTATTTCATGTTGCAGGTAAACAACCGCACCCATCTGGCGGGTATCCTGCGCAGTCTGCGGCGGCTGCCGATCGTCACACGCATCAGCCGCATCAAAGAGGATCATTGA
- a CDS encoding NapC/NirT family cytochrome c, with protein MTQSDPGRQGWWARLKRPSAKHSVLALATMGFVGGIVFWGAFNTGMEATNTLEFCVSCHEMRDTVYQEYQYTIHYSNRTGVRAICSDCHVPKDWTHKLIRKIKASGEVWGKLTGSIDTKEKFEAKRLELAQHEWERMKARDSIECRNCHSFEAMSPELQKKTPYKKHMEAKAAGKSCIDCHQGIAHKLPKGYKKPGTEDEEE; from the coding sequence ATGACGCAATCGGATCCTGGACGCCAGGGCTGGTGGGCGCGGCTCAAGCGGCCGAGCGCGAAGCATTCGGTGCTCGCGCTCGCCACGATGGGCTTCGTCGGCGGCATCGTTTTTTGGGGTGCCTTCAACACCGGCATGGAGGCGACCAACACGCTAGAGTTTTGCGTGAGCTGCCATGAGATGCGCGACACCGTGTATCAGGAGTATCAATACACGATCCACTACAGCAACCGCACCGGCGTGCGCGCGATCTGCTCGGACTGCCATGTGCCGAAGGACTGGACGCACAAGCTGATCCGCAAGATCAAGGCGAGCGGCGAAGTGTGGGGCAAGCTCACCGGTTCGATCGACACCAAGGAGAAGTTCGAGGCGAAGCGGCTGGAACTGGCGCAGCACGAGTGGGAACGCATGAAGGCGCGCGATTCGATCGAGTGCCGCAACTGCCACAGCTTCGAGGCGATGAGCCCAGAACTGCAGAAGAAAACGCCTTACAAGAAGCACATGGAGGCCAAGGCGGCGGGCAAGAGCTGCATCGATTGCCACCAGGGCATCGCCCACAAGCTGCCGAAGGGCTACAAGAAGCCGGGCACTGAGGACGAAGAAGAGTGA
- a CDS encoding hypoxanthine-guanine phosphoribosyltransferase: MQESFLEEIRRVRNEADCIASAAEVDAAIERMAGEITQRLAQANPLISVVMNGGLIVAGRLLPLLDFPLELDYLHATRYGHALSGSRLDWRVRPAQNLAGRTVLVIDDVLDEGYTLDAICQSVREAGAAMVLTAVLVHKQHERKARPGMRADFTGLEAPDRFLFGGGMDYKGYWRNAPGIYAVRGK, encoded by the coding sequence ATGCAGGAGAGCTTTCTCGAGGAAATACGGCGGGTCAGGAACGAGGCCGATTGCATCGCTTCCGCCGCCGAGGTCGATGCCGCCATCGAGCGTATGGCCGGTGAAATCACCCAGCGGCTCGCGCAAGCGAATCCGCTGATTTCTGTGGTGATGAACGGCGGCCTGATCGTCGCGGGACGCCTGCTGCCGCTGCTCGACTTCCCCCTCGAGCTCGACTACCTGCACGCGACGCGCTATGGCCATGCGCTCTCCGGCAGTCGGCTCGACTGGCGCGTGCGCCCTGCGCAGAATCTGGCCGGCCGCACGGTGCTGGTGATCGATGACGTGCTCGACGAGGGCTACACGCTCGATGCCATCTGCCAGAGCGTGCGTGAGGCCGGCGCCGCCATGGTGCTGACCGCCGTGTTGGTGCACAAGCAGCATGAACGCAAGGCGCGGCCCGGCATGCGTGCCGACTTCACTGGTCTCGAAGCGCCCGATCGCTTCCTGTTCGGCGGCGGCATGGACTACAAAGGCTATTGGCGCAACGCGCCGGGCATTTACGCCGTCAGAGGAAAGTGA
- the napA gene encoding nitrate reductase catalytic subunit NapA, whose translation MELTRREFIKANAIAAAAGVAGMSIPGAQALAQVKADDGIRWDKGACRYCGTGCSVLVGVKDGRIVATQGDPDAPVNKGLNCVKGYFLAKIQYGQDRLTKPLLRMKDGKYDKNGEFQPISWDQAFDIMAEKVKATLKNPEQGPQGVAMFGSGQWTIWEGYAAVKLMKAGFRSNSIDPNARHCMASAVAGFMRTFGIDEPMGCYDDMEHADAFVLWGSNMAEMHPILWTRITNRRLTADHVRIHVLSTFSHRSCELADNEMIFKPQSDLAILNYICNYIIQNGAVNKDFVAKHVGFFKGVTDIGYGLRPNHPLEQAAGNNGYPGPDGKPKGDPNKHTPITFEEFAQFVSEYTLDKAHELSGVPKDKLEKLAKTYADPKTKVCSYWTMGFNQHTRGTWVNNMIYNVHLLVGKISEPGNGPFSLTGQPSACGTAREVGTFTHRLPADMVVMNPKHRETAEKIWKLPAGTINPVPGYHAVLQSRMAKDGKIGFLWTSTTNNMQAGPNVNGEVYPGWRNPKCFTVVSDAYPTVSAMSADLILPAAMWMEKEGAYGNAERRTQFWRQQVKAPGEAKSDLWQYLEFSKRFKVEDVWPAELVAKMPEYKGKTLYEILYLNGHVNKFPKEEAAKVNAHAWTGYTNDETEHFGFYVQKGLFEEYAEFGRGHAHDLALFDTYHKVRGLRWPVVDGKETLWRFREGYDPYVKKGEGVRFYGYPDGKAKIFALPYQPAAEMPDNEYDLWLCTGRVLEHWHTGSMTRRVPELYKAFPDAVVFMHPKDAEKRGLKRHDVVKVITRRGEIQLRVETKGRNKPPEGLIFVPFFDEHRLVNKLTLDATCPISKETDFKKCAAKVIKV comes from the coding sequence ATGGAACTGACACGGCGTGAATTCATCAAGGCAAATGCGATCGCCGCCGCGGCCGGCGTGGCGGGCATGTCGATTCCCGGGGCCCAGGCGCTCGCGCAGGTCAAGGCTGATGACGGCATCCGCTGGGACAAGGGCGCCTGCCGCTACTGCGGCACCGGTTGCAGCGTGCTGGTCGGCGTCAAGGATGGCCGCATCGTCGCGACACAAGGTGACCCCGACGCGCCGGTCAACAAGGGATTGAACTGCGTCAAGGGCTATTTCCTCGCCAAGATCCAGTATGGCCAGGACCGGCTGACCAAGCCGCTTTTGCGCATGAAGGACGGCAAGTACGACAAGAACGGCGAGTTCCAGCCGATCTCCTGGGATCAGGCCTTCGACATCATGGCCGAGAAGGTCAAGGCGACCTTGAAGAACCCGGAACAAGGGCCGCAGGGCGTGGCGATGTTCGGCTCCGGCCAATGGACGATCTGGGAAGGTTACGCCGCCGTCAAATTGATGAAGGCGGGTTTCCGCTCCAACAGCATCGACCCGAACGCGCGCCATTGCATGGCCTCGGCGGTGGCCGGCTTCATGCGCACCTTCGGCATCGACGAGCCGATGGGCTGCTATGACGACATGGAGCATGCCGACGCCTTCGTGCTGTGGGGCTCGAACATGGCCGAGATGCACCCGATCCTGTGGACGCGCATCACCAACCGTCGGCTCACCGCCGACCATGTGCGCATCCATGTGCTGTCCACCTTCTCGCACCGTTCCTGCGAACTCGCCGACAACGAGATGATCTTCAAGCCGCAGTCGGATCTGGCGATCCTCAACTACATCTGCAACTACATCATCCAGAACGGCGCGGTCAACAAGGACTTCGTCGCCAAGCACGTCGGCTTCTTCAAGGGTGTCACCGATATCGGTTATGGCCTGCGCCCCAACCACCCGCTCGAGCAGGCGGCCGGCAACAACGGCTACCCTGGCCCGGACGGCAAGCCGAAGGGCGATCCGAACAAGCACACACCGATCACGTTCGAAGAATTTGCCCAGTTCGTCTCCGAATACACGCTCGACAAGGCGCACGAGCTTTCCGGCGTGCCCAAGGACAAGCTCGAAAAGCTCGCCAAGACCTATGCCGATCCGAAGACCAAGGTCTGCTCCTACTGGACGATGGGCTTCAACCAGCACACGCGCGGCACCTGGGTCAACAACATGATCTACAACGTGCATCTCTTGGTCGGCAAGATCTCCGAACCCGGCAACGGCCCGTTCTCGCTGACCGGTCAACCTTCGGCCTGCGGCACCGCGCGCGAGGTCGGCACGTTCACGCATCGCCTGCCGGCCGACATGGTGGTGATGAATCCGAAGCACCGCGAGACCGCGGAAAAGATCTGGAAACTGCCCGCCGGCACGATCAACCCGGTGCCCGGTTATCACGCGGTGCTGCAATCGCGCATGGCCAAGGACGGCAAGATCGGCTTCTTGTGGACATCCACCACCAACAACATGCAGGCGGGCCCGAATGTCAATGGCGAGGTCTATCCGGGATGGCGCAATCCGAAGTGCTTCACGGTCGTCTCCGATGCGTATCCGACCGTCTCGGCGATGTCGGCAGATCTGATCCTGCCCGCCGCGATGTGGATGGAAAAGGAGGGCGCCTATGGCAACGCCGAGCGGCGCACCCAGTTCTGGCGCCAGCAGGTCAAGGCGCCGGGTGAGGCCAAATCCGATCTGTGGCAATACCTGGAGTTCTCGAAGCGTTTCAAGGTCGAGGATGTCTGGCCGGCGGAGCTCGTCGCCAAGATGCCCGAATACAAAGGCAAGACGCTCTACGAGATCCTCTATCTCAACGGTCATGTCAACAAGTTCCCGAAGGAAGAGGCGGCAAAGGTGAATGCCCACGCCTGGACCGGCTACACCAACGACGAGACCGAGCACTTCGGCTTCTACGTGCAAAAAGGGCTGTTCGAGGAATATGCCGAGTTCGGCCGTGGTCATGCTCACGACCTCGCGCTGTTCGACACCTATCACAAGGTGCGGGGCCTGCGCTGGCCGGTGGTGGATGGCAAAGAGACGCTGTGGCGCTTCCGCGAAGGCTACGACCCCTATGTCAAGAAAGGCGAAGGGGTGCGCTTCTATGGCTATCCCGATGGCAAGGCGAAGATCTTCGCGCTGCCTTATCAGCCGGCTGCCGAAATGCCGGACAACGAATACGACCTGTGGCTGTGCACCGGCCGCGTGCTTGAACACTGGCATACCGGCTCGATGACGCGGCGCGTGCCCGAGCTCTACAAGGCCTTCCCGGATGCGGTGGTGTTCATGCACCCGAAGGATGCCGAAAAGCGTGGCCTCAAGCGTCACGACGTCGTCAAGGTCATCACGCGGCGCGGCGAGATCCAGCTGCGCGTCGAGACCAAGGGGCGCAACAAGCCGCCGGAGGGATTGATCTTCGTCCCGTTCTTCGACGAGCACCGCCTGGTCAACAAGCTCACCCTGGACGCCACCTGTCCGATCTCGAAAGAGACCGACTTCAAGAAGTGCGCCGCCAAGGTGATCAAGGTCTGA
- a CDS encoding nitrate reductase cytochrome c-type subunit — translation MKNATLGKTAGLALATFLASLIGCASTSGPAPMRGADVSAPDRAPEVKVYADKIPGVGQAHLIDRTFIGQPPLVPHTVEKYLPITIEENACLECHITDELRGQKVPKIGQSHFSKTLKKKDGSPAVEMSRFQCDTCHVPQVDAKPLVDNKFVGVTK, via the coding sequence ATGAAAAACGCCACCCTAGGTAAGACTGCCGGCCTCGCGCTCGCGACGTTTTTGGCCTCGCTCATCGGCTGCGCATCCACCAGCGGCCCGGCCCCGATGCGTGGCGCCGACGTTTCGGCGCCCGACCGTGCGCCGGAGGTCAAGGTCTATGCCGACAAGATTCCTGGCGTCGGCCAGGCCCACCTGATCGATCGCACCTTCATCGGCCAGCCGCCGCTGGTGCCGCATACGGTCGAGAAATACCTGCCGATCACGATCGAGGAAAACGCCTGCCTCGAATGCCACATCACCGACGAGCTACGCGGCCAGAAAGTGCCGAAGATCGGCCAGAGCCACTTCTCGAAAACCCTCAAGAAGAAGGATGGCAGCCCGGCGGTCGAGATGAGCCGTTTCCAGTGCGACACCTGTCATGTGCCGCAGGTGGATGCCAAGCCCCTGGTCGATAACAAGTTCGTCGGCGTCACGAAATGA
- the napH gene encoding quinol dehydrogenase ferredoxin subunit NapH, which yields MSARPERPGAEAVATKGWLAAHKWLILRRTSQLGILLLFLVGPWFGWWIVKGNLNFSYTLNTLPLADPYLLLQALMSGQTPEKLGLIGVTIVVLFYLLVGGRSYCSWVCPVNLVTDFAAWLRNRLGLKGGNAHISRQTRYWILGMTLLVSAATGTIAWEMVNPVSMLHRGLIFGMGLAWAVILAVFLFDLFVMRHGWCGHLCPVGAFYSLIGKFSVMRVRLPRREACNDCMDCFAVCPEQQVIRPALKGIDGAPPVILFANCTNCGRCIDVCSKDVFQFGTRFGANESVAAGTVSPVTK from the coding sequence ATGAGCGCGCGGCCCGAACGTCCCGGTGCGGAAGCCGTTGCCACCAAGGGTTGGCTTGCTGCACACAAGTGGCTGATCCTGCGCCGCACTTCGCAATTGGGCATTCTGCTGCTCTTCCTCGTCGGCCCGTGGTTCGGTTGGTGGATCGTCAAGGGGAATCTCAATTTCAGTTACACGCTGAACACCCTGCCGCTGGCCGATCCGTATCTGCTGCTGCAGGCGTTGATGAGCGGACAGACCCCCGAGAAGCTCGGTCTGATCGGGGTGACGATCGTCGTGCTGTTTTATCTCTTGGTCGGCGGGCGCAGCTATTGCAGCTGGGTCTGCCCGGTCAATCTGGTGACGGATTTCGCCGCCTGGCTGAGGAACCGGCTGGGGCTCAAGGGCGGCAACGCGCACATCTCGCGCCAGACCCGTTACTGGATTCTCGGCATGACGCTCTTGGTCTCGGCTGCCACCGGCACGATCGCCTGGGAAATGGTCAATCCCGTATCGATGCTGCATCGCGGCCTGATCTTTGGCATGGGGCTCGCCTGGGCGGTGATCCTGGCGGTCTTCCTGTTCGACCTGTTCGTGATGCGTCACGGCTGGTGCGGCCATCTGTGTCCGGTCGGGGCGTTTTACAGCCTGATCGGCAAATTCTCGGTGATGCGCGTCAGGCTGCCGAGGCGCGAGGCCTGCAACGACTGCATGGACTGTTTCGCGGTCTGTCCCGAGCAGCAGGTGATCCGGCCGGCGCTCAAAGGCATCGACGGCGCGCCGCCGGTGATCCTGTTCGCCAACTGCACCAACTGCGGACGCTGCATCGATGTCTGTTCGAAGGATGTTTTCCAATTCGGCACCCGCTTCGGCGCCAACGAATCCGTGGCTGCCGGCACGGTGTCGCCGGTAACGAAATGA
- a CDS encoding chaperone NapD, with amino-acid sequence MNISSVIVIPHPEQVAAVRARLQTLPGVELAAVSPEGKMIVTIETASDRDTVERFEQINLLDGVMSASMVYHQKEDDPEAPISSVEASPAGDATALA; translated from the coding sequence ATGAACATTTCCAGCGTCATCGTCATTCCGCATCCCGAGCAGGTCGCGGCAGTGCGTGCCCGCCTGCAAACCCTTCCCGGTGTCGAGCTCGCCGCCGTCTCTCCCGAAGGCAAGATGATCGTCACGATCGAAACGGCGAGCGACCGGGATACCGTCGAACGCTTTGAGCAGATCAATCTTCTGGACGGCGTGATGTCGGCCTCCATGGTCTATCACCAGAAAGAGGATGATCCGGAAGCACCCATTTCTTCTGTGGAGGCGTCGCCCGCCGGCGATGCCACGGCACTGGCTTGA
- a CDS encoding c-type cytochrome yields the protein MKHIRRMIVTASFAAFTLTGFSPAALALDVDAAKDLAEQNNCKQCHGLKKDKDGPSFLKTAEKYKDKPNAVDEIVKHLTSGKKVKLADGSEENHKIVKTMPPNDMAQIKNLAQYILSIKP from the coding sequence ATGAAACACATCCGCCGCATGATCGTGACTGCGAGCTTCGCCGCATTCACCCTCACCGGATTCTCGCCCGCTGCACTGGCGCTCGACGTCGATGCCGCCAAGGATCTTGCCGAGCAGAACAACTGCAAGCAGTGCCATGGTCTCAAAAAGGACAAGGATGGCCCCTCCTTCCTGAAGACGGCCGAGAAGTACAAAGACAAGCCCAATGCCGTCGATGAGATCGTCAAGCATCTCACGTCGGGCAAGAAGGTCAAGCTCGCCGACGGCAGCGAGGAAAATCACAAGATCGTCAAGACCATGCCGCCCAACGACATGGCGCAGATCAAGAACCTCGCGCAATACATCCTGTCGATCAAGCCCTGA
- a CDS encoding 4Fe-4S dicluster domain-containing protein has product MISRRDFLRGRIKASQNTVEATATTKAQLASIGPACIAYVDNVVCRSCGDACDEQAIRFSPRLGSAALPVVLTERCTGCGACLPVCPAGAITLAPAGSS; this is encoded by the coding sequence ATGATTTCCCGGCGCGATTTCCTGCGCGGCCGCATCAAAGCTTCGCAAAACACGGTCGAGGCCACAGCCACCACGAAAGCACAGCTGGCCTCGATCGGCCCGGCCTGCATCGCCTATGTCGATAACGTGGTCTGTCGCAGTTGCGGCGATGCCTGCGACGAGCAGGCGATTCGTTTTTCGCCGCGGCTGGGCAGCGCAGCCCTGCCCGTCGTCCTCACCGAGCGCTGCACCGGCTGCGGCGCCTGCCTGCCGGTGTGCCCGGCCGGCGCGATCACGCTCGCACCGGCCGGCAGTTCTTGA
- a CDS encoding DUF3460 family protein, translating to MSKLKGYESEYTKFMREWLKQHPEQIEEQQKGRALWWDRGNLDPDELARRAAVKVPQKPYYYDVN from the coding sequence ATGAGCAAACTCAAAGGCTACGAATCCGAATACACGAAATTCATGCGCGAATGGCTCAAGCAGCATCCCGAGCAGATCGAGGAGCAGCAAAAAGGCCGCGCGCTATGGTGGGATCGCGGCAATCTCGATCCGGACGAACTCGCCCGTCGCGCCGCGGTGAAAGTCCCACAGAAGCCGTATTACTATGACGTCAATTGA
- the napG gene encoding ferredoxin-type protein NapG, with protein MAQDTKSKGSARRQFLADTARMVCSVGLLGLGVGLYARHATALPPAAIRPPGALPETAFSAACIRCGMCVRDCPYDILHLAKPEEPMATGTPYFVARQAPCEMCEDIPCVKACPTGALDHRLTDITKARMGLAVLIDHETCLNFLGLRCDICYRICPVIDKAITLEPMANTRTGKHAMFIPTVHSEACTGCGKCEKACPTEIAAIKVLPIYVAKGQLSAHYRLGWVEKEKAGGSLVAPDVEHQYNLPEGMRYDYGGKGLLNEPPAPGAGAATPGAQGSAAPPAPTFRGEAAPGGTPSFPSAPTFKALQGDKL; from the coding sequence ATGGCTCAAGATACGAAATCCAAAGGCTCGGCCCGTCGCCAGTTCCTTGCCGACACCGCCCGCATGGTCTGCAGCGTCGGCCTTTTGGGACTGGGCGTCGGACTCTACGCGCGGCATGCGACCGCGCTGCCCCCTGCTGCCATCCGTCCCCCCGGCGCTTTGCCGGAAACGGCATTCTCTGCCGCCTGCATCCGCTGCGGCATGTGCGTGCGCGACTGCCCGTATGACATCCTGCATCTCGCCAAACCGGAAGAGCCCATGGCGACGGGCACGCCCTATTTCGTCGCGCGCCAGGCGCCATGCGAGATGTGCGAGGACATCCCATGCGTAAAAGCCTGCCCGACTGGGGCGCTCGATCACCGCTTGACCGACATCACCAAGGCCCGCATGGGGCTCGCGGTGCTGATCGACCACGAGACCTGCCTGAATTTCTTGGGCTTGCGCTGCGATATCTGCTATCGCATCTGCCCGGTGATCGACAAGGCAATCACGCTCGAACCGATGGCGAATACACGCACCGGCAAGCATGCGATGTTCATCCCGACCGTGCATTCCGAAGCCTGTACCGGCTGCGGCAAATGCGAGAAAGCCTGTCCGACGGAAATCGCCGCGATCAAGGTGCTGCCGATCTACGTCGCCAAGGGCCAGCTCTCTGCACATTACCGGCTCGGCTGGGTCGAGAAGGAGAAGGCTGGCGGCAGTCTCGTTGCACCGGATGTCGAGCACCAATACAACCTGCCGGAGGGCATGCGCTATGACTACGGCGGCAAGGGTTTGCTCAACGAGCCGCCGGCGCCAGGTGCGGGCGCCGCAACGCCCGGCGCTCAGGGAAGTGCCGCCCCGCCAGCGCCGACTTTTCGAGGTGAGGCGGCGCCCGGCGGAACGCCTTCATTTCCGTCAGCGCCGACTTTCAAAGCCCTGCAGGGAGACAAGCTATGA